Proteins from a genomic interval of Desulfovibrio aminophilus DSM 12254:
- the rpsJ gene encoding 30S ribosomal protein S10 has product MASMTSDRIRIKLKAYDYRILDKAVTEIVDTARNTGAAVAGPIPLPTDRHITTVQRSVHVDKKSREQFEMRIHKRLLDILEPTQQTVDALGKLSLPAGVDVEIKL; this is encoded by the coding sequence ATGGCTTCCATGACGAGCGATCGCATCAGAATCAAGCTCAAGGCCTACGACTACCGCATCCTGGACAAGGCGGTGACTGAAATCGTGGACACCGCCCGCAATACCGGAGCGGCCGTCGCGGGGCCCATTCCGCTGCCCACCGACCGGCACATCACCACGGTGCAGCGTTCGGTGCATGTGGACAAGAAGTCCCGTGAGCAGTTCGAGATGCGCATCCACAAGCGCCTTCTGGACATCCTGGAGCCCACCCAGCAGACCGTGGATGCGCTGGGTAAGCTGTCCCTGCCGGCCGGCGTGGACGTCGAAATCAAGTTGTAG
- the rplC gene encoding 50S ribosomal protein L3, translated as MAKTLGILGRKVGMTRIFGNDGSVVPVTVITAGPCPITQIKKTDKEGYEALQVAYGTQPERRVNKPTKGHQAKAGKGFFRHQREFPLDSVDGYEVGQELTVDIFKPGEKVKVTGRSRGKGFQGVMKRHNFAGKPASHGVEKVHRSPGSIGSNTEPSRVFKGKRMGGHMGDRRVTILNVEIVDVRPDDNLILVKGQVPGAANGLVMIRKSS; from the coding sequence ATGGCCAAGACGCTTGGAATACTCGGGCGTAAGGTTGGCATGACCCGGATCTTCGGCAACGACGGCAGCGTCGTTCCCGTGACCGTGATCACCGCCGGGCCTTGCCCGATCACTCAGATCAAAAAGACGGATAAGGAAGGTTATGAGGCCCTTCAGGTGGCCTACGGCACGCAGCCGGAGCGCCGCGTGAACAAGCCGACCAAGGGCCATCAGGCCAAGGCCGGCAAGGGTTTCTTCCGCCACCAGCGCGAGTTTCCCCTGGACAGCGTGGACGGCTACGAAGTCGGCCAGGAGCTGACCGTGGACATCTTCAAGCCCGGCGAGAAGGTCAAGGTCACCGGCCGTTCTCGCGGTAAGGGCTTTCAGGGCGTCATGAAGCGCCACAACTTCGCGGGCAAGCCCGCGTCGCACGGCGTGGAAAAGGTGCACCGGTCGCCCGGATCCATCGGCTCCAACACCGAGCCGAGCCGTGTCTTCAAGGGGAAGCGCATGGGCGGCCACATGGGCGATCGGCGTGTGACCATTCTCAACGTCGAGATCGTGGACGTCCGCCCGGATGACAATCTCATCCTGGTCAAGGGCCAGGTTCCCGGGGCCGCCAACGGCCTGGTGATGATCCGCAAGAGCAGCTAG
- the rplD gene encoding 50S ribosomal protein L4, protein MATVSIFDQNKKEVGSIELAPEIFEVEIRPEILHLVVRAHLAAKRAGTHAAKARGQVSGGGKKPWRQKGTGRARAGTIRSPLWRGGAVLFGPQPRSYAFKVNKKIRSLALRMALTSRLSGDNLMVVNSIDLPEVKTKGFVQVAKSLGLEKALIVSKDPANTLVLSARNIPGIKVLEADKLNVYDVLYYPKLVLLESAAREVQERLK, encoded by the coding sequence ATGGCTACCGTGAGCATATTCGATCAGAACAAAAAGGAAGTGGGCAGCATCGAGCTGGCCCCGGAGATCTTCGAGGTCGAGATTCGGCCCGAGATTTTGCACCTCGTGGTTCGCGCCCATCTGGCCGCCAAGCGCGCCGGCACCCATGCCGCCAAGGCCCGCGGCCAGGTCAGCGGCGGCGGCAAGAAGCCCTGGCGCCAGAAAGGCACTGGCCGCGCTCGCGCCGGAACCATTCGTTCGCCCCTTTGGCGAGGCGGCGCCGTTCTCTTTGGCCCCCAGCCGCGCAGCTACGCGTTCAAGGTGAACAAGAAGATCCGCAGTTTGGCCCTGCGCATGGCTCTGACTTCGCGACTCTCCGGTGACAACCTGATGGTGGTCAACTCCATCGATCTGCCTGAGGTAAAGACCAAGGGCTTCGTTCAGGTCGCCAAGAGCCTGGGACTGGAAAAAGCCTTGATTGTTTCCAAGGATCCTGCTAACACTCTCGTTCTTTCGGCCAGGAATATCCCTGGCATTAAGGTGCTTGAGGCCGACAAACTCAATGTTTACGACGTGTTGTACTACCCGAAGCTGGTTTTGCTCGAGAGTGCGGCGCGCGAGGTCCAGGAGAGGTTGAAGTAG
- the rplW gene encoding 50S ribosomal protein L23, with translation MDYTQILLRPLISEKATAAKEATNSVAFFVHPSANKIEVKKAVEQAFNVKVEAVNIVKKAPMGRSRFGRATGRISGYKKAYVKLAAGDKIEFFEGV, from the coding sequence ATGGACTACACGCAGATCCTTTTGCGGCCGCTCATTTCCGAGAAGGCCACCGCCGCCAAGGAGGCGACCAACAGCGTCGCTTTCTTCGTGCACCCCTCGGCCAACAAGATCGAGGTCAAGAAGGCGGTTGAGCAGGCGTTCAACGTCAAGGTCGAGGCCGTGAACATCGTCAAGAAGGCGCCCATGGGGCGCAGCCGTTTCGGCCGCGCCACCGGCCGCATCTCCGGATACAAGAAGGCCTACGTCAAGTTGGCCGCCGGAGACAAGATCGAGTTCTTCGAGGGAGTCTAG
- the rplB gene encoding 50S ribosomal protein L2, producing the protein MAVRKLKPTSAGRRFQTVSSFEEITKKAPEKSLVEGLSKKSGRNCYGRLTSRRRGGGHKRLYRLVDFKRDKRNVPATVAAIEYDPNRSARIALLHYADGEKRYILAPLGLAVGDSVVSSESADIKPGNALFLARIPVGTVVHNVELHPGRGGQFCRAAGAYAQLVAKEGSYALLRMPSGEVRKVLSSCVATVGQVGNIHHEKVSLGKAGRNRWLGRRPKVRGVAMNPIDHPLGGGEGRSSGGRHPTTPWGKPTKGYKTRNRKKTSSKLIVKRRGQK; encoded by the coding sequence ATGGCTGTGCGCAAGCTCAAACCCACTTCCGCCGGCCGCCGGTTCCAGACGGTCTCCAGCTTTGAGGAGATCACCAAGAAGGCGCCCGAGAAGTCTCTGGTCGAAGGCCTGAGTAAGAAGTCCGGCCGCAACTGCTACGGTCGCCTGACCTCCCGCCGTCGCGGCGGCGGTCACAAGCGCCTCTACCGTTTGGTGGATTTCAAGCGCGACAAGCGCAACGTTCCTGCCACGGTGGCGGCCATCGAGTACGACCCGAACCGCAGCGCCCGCATCGCCCTTCTGCACTACGCGGACGGTGAGAAGCGCTACATCCTGGCCCCTCTGGGGCTGGCCGTCGGCGATTCCGTGGTTTCCAGCGAGAGCGCGGACATCAAGCCCGGCAACGCTTTGTTCCTGGCGCGCATCCCCGTGGGCACCGTGGTGCATAACGTCGAGCTGCATCCGGGCCGTGGCGGTCAATTCTGCCGAGCGGCGGGCGCCTACGCGCAGCTGGTCGCCAAGGAAGGTTCCTACGCCCTTTTGCGCATGCCCTCGGGCGAGGTCCGCAAGGTGCTTTCGTCTTGTGTGGCTACCGTGGGCCAAGTGGGCAACATTCATCATGAGAAGGTGAGTCTGGGCAAAGCCGGCCGCAACCGCTGGCTTGGACGTCGTCCCAAGGTTCGCGGCGTGGCCATGAACCCCATCGACCACCCCCTGGGCGGTGGCGAGGGCCGGAGTTCCGGCGGTCGTCATCCCACGACTCCCTGGGGTAAGCCGACGAAGGGTTACAAGACCCGCAACAGGAAGAAGACTTCCTCCAAGCTCATCGTGAAACGCCGCGGGCAGAAGTAG
- the rpsS gene encoding 30S ribosomal protein S19 → MPRSLKKGPFVDSHLEKKVVKANENKDRRVIKTWSRRSTIVPEMVGMTFAVHNGRKFIPVFVTENMVGHKLGEFAPTRTFFGHAADKKTKAK, encoded by the coding sequence ATGCCGAGATCGTTGAAGAAAGGTCCCTTCGTGGACAGCCACCTCGAGAAGAAGGTGGTCAAGGCCAATGAGAACAAGGACCGCCGGGTGATCAAGACCTGGTCCCGCCGGTCCACGATCGTGCCCGAAATGGTCGGGATGACCTTCGCTGTCCATAACGGACGCAAGTTCATTCCCGTGTTCGTGACGGAGAACATGGTGGGCCACAAGCTCGGCGAGTTCGCTCCCACCCGGACCTTCTTCGGCCACGCCGCGGATAAGAAAACCAAGGCCAAGTAA
- the rplV gene encoding 50S ribosomal protein L22 translates to MEAKAVAKFLRVSPRKTRLVAENIRGKAVEDALNILKFTPKKPARYLSKVLYSAIANAEQLPGVDVDSLVVDTVLVNEGPMWKRIMPRAMGRAYRIRKRTSHITIVVKEM, encoded by the coding sequence ATGGAAGCCAAAGCCGTCGCCAAGTTTTTGCGCGTTTCCCCGCGCAAGACCCGTCTGGTGGCTGAGAACATCCGGGGCAAAGCCGTCGAGGACGCCCTGAACATTCTCAAGTTCACGCCCAAGAAGCCCGCCCGCTACTTGAGCAAGGTTCTGTATTCGGCCATCGCCAACGCCGAGCAACTGCCCGGCGTGGACGTGGACTCCCTGGTTGTGGACACCGTGCTCGTCAACGAGGGCCCCATGTGGAAGCGGATCATGCCGCGCGCCATGGGCCGCGCCTACCGCATCCGGAAGCGCACGAGCCACATCACCATCGTCGTGAAGGAAATGTAG
- the rpsC gene encoding 30S ribosomal protein S3, with product MGQKVHPYGFRLGYTKNWLSRWYSRKDYPAFVLQDDQLRKFVKEKLYQAGIARIEIERAGGKVRLIIHTARPGIVIGRKGVEIEKLREDLRKKFGTEFTIEVNEIRRPEVEAQLVAESIALQLERRVAFRRAMKRTVSLSRKFGAEGIKVACAGRLAGAEIARSEWYRDGRVPLHTLRADIDFGYAIAKTTYGVIGVRVWIFKGEILDAEVEQ from the coding sequence ATGGGCCAAAAAGTTCATCCGTACGGGTTCCGGCTGGGATACACCAAGAATTGGCTGTCGCGCTGGTACAGCCGCAAGGACTATCCCGCCTTCGTGCTTCAGGACGATCAGCTCCGGAAGTTCGTCAAGGAAAAGCTTTACCAAGCCGGCATCGCGCGCATCGAGATCGAGCGCGCCGGCGGTAAGGTCCGGCTCATCATCCACACCGCCCGGCCCGGCATCGTCATCGGCCGCAAGGGAGTGGAGATCGAGAAGCTCCGCGAGGATCTGCGCAAGAAGTTCGGCACCGAGTTCACCATTGAGGTCAACGAGATTCGCCGCCCCGAGGTGGAGGCCCAGCTCGTGGCCGAGAGCATCGCGCTTCAGCTGGAGCGCCGCGTGGCCTTCCGCCGCGCCATGAAACGGACCGTGTCCCTGTCCCGGAAATTCGGGGCCGAGGGCATCAAGGTGGCCTGCGCCGGCCGTCTGGCCGGCGCTGAAATCGCCCGCTCCGAGTGGTACCGCGACGGCCGTGTGCCGCTGCACACCCTTCGCGCCGACATTGATTTCGGCTACGCCATCGCCAAGACCACGTACGGCGTCATCGGGGTCAGGGTCTGGATCTTCAAGGGCGAGATTCTTGACGCAGAGGTGGAACAGTAA
- the rplP gene encoding 50S ribosomal protein L16, which yields MLAPKKVKYRKRQKGRIKGQASRGTSIAFGEVGLKALEPGKLTSQQIEAARVAIMRHIKRGGKIWIRVFPDVPITKKPAETRMGSGKGAPEGWVAPVRPGRVLYEVKGVDMALAKEALNLARYKLPIKTVIVVKEGAE from the coding sequence ATGCTTGCTCCGAAGAAAGTGAAATACCGCAAGCGGCAGAAAGGCCGCATCAAGGGTCAGGCCAGCCGCGGCACGAGCATCGCCTTCGGCGAGGTCGGTCTGAAGGCCCTTGAGCCCGGGAAGTTGACCAGCCAACAGATCGAAGCCGCCCGCGTGGCCATCATGCGCCACATCAAGCGCGGCGGAAAGATTTGGATCCGTGTCTTCCCCGACGTGCCGATCACCAAGAAGCCCGCCGAAACCCGCATGGGGTCCGGCAAGGGCGCGCCCGAGGGCTGGGTGGCTCCCGTCCGCCCCGGCCGCGTTCTGTATGAGGTCAAAGGGGTGGATATGGCTCTGGCCAAGGAAGCCCTCAATCTGGCGCGCTACAAGCTGCCCATCAAGACCGTGATCGTGGTCAAGGAGGGGGCTGAATAA
- the rpmC gene encoding 50S ribosomal protein L29, whose protein sequence is MKSKEIRALDDKQLGEKLGEFRKELFNLRFQHATAQLENTQRIPTVKKTIARILTVQRERNAGA, encoded by the coding sequence ATGAAGAGCAAGGAAATCCGTGCCCTGGACGACAAGCAGCTTGGCGAGAAGCTCGGGGAGTTCCGCAAGGAACTGTTCAACCTGCGCTTTCAGCACGCCACGGCGCAGCTTGAGAACACCCAGCGCATTCCGACCGTGAAGAAAACCATCGCCCGCATCCTCACTGTGCAGCGGGAAAGAAACGCGGGGGCGTAA
- the rpsQ gene encoding 30S ribosomal protein S17: protein MAELSKTNKRTLEGVVASDKGDKTIVVQVETLVKHPLFKKYIRRRKKFMAHDPANECGVGDKVEIVESRPLSRRKRWHLVKILEKAQ from the coding sequence ATGGCTGAGCTGAGCAAGACCAACAAGCGGACCCTGGAAGGGGTCGTGGCCAGCGACAAGGGCGACAAGACCATTGTCGTGCAGGTCGAGACCCTGGTGAAGCATCCGCTGTTCAAGAAGTATATCCGCCGCAGGAAGAAGTTCATGGCCCACGACCCGGCCAACGAATGCGGCGTCGGCGACAAGGTCGAGATCGTCGAGTCCCGTCCGCTGTCCCGCCGCAAGCGGTGGCATCTGGTGAAGATACTCGAAAAGGCGCAATAG
- the rplN gene encoding 50S ribosomal protein L14 yields MIQVESKLDVADNSGAKQVACIKVLGGSKRRYAGVGDIIVVSVKEAMPHSKVKKGAVMKAVVVRTKKEVGRADGSYIKFDSNSAVLLNNQLEPVGTRIFGPVARELRQKNFMKIVSLAPEVL; encoded by the coding sequence ATGATCCAGGTTGAGAGCAAACTCGACGTGGCCGACAATTCCGGGGCCAAGCAGGTCGCCTGCATCAAGGTTCTGGGCGGTTCCAAGCGCCGTTATGCCGGCGTGGGAGACATCATCGTCGTCTCCGTGAAGGAGGCCATGCCGCACTCCAAGGTGAAGAAGGGCGCGGTCATGAAGGCCGTTGTCGTCCGCACCAAGAAGGAAGTCGGCCGCGCCGACGGCTCCTACATCAAGTTCGACAGCAACTCGGCCGTCCTGCTGAACAATCAGCTCGAGCCGGTGGGGACGCGCATTTTCGGACCCGTGGCCAGGGAACTTCGTCAGAAGAACTTCATGAAGATCGTGTCCCTCGCCCCCGAGGTCCTCTAA
- the rplX gene encoding 50S ribosomal protein L24, giving the protein MNTKIRKDDKVMVLAGKDKGKIGKVLKLLKKKDTVLVEGVNKIQRHTKANPYKNQPGGIVEKEAPVHISNVAYVCTACAKATRIGYKADNDGKKVRYCKKCNETVD; this is encoded by the coding sequence ATGAACACCAAGATTCGCAAAGACGACAAAGTCATGGTCCTGGCCGGCAAGGACAAGGGGAAGATCGGCAAGGTGCTCAAACTTCTGAAGAAGAAGGACACCGTGCTCGTGGAAGGCGTGAACAAGATTCAGCGTCACACCAAGGCCAACCCCTACAAGAATCAGCCCGGCGGTATCGTGGAAAAGGAAGCCCCGGTCCATATCTCCAACGTGGCTTATGTGTGCACCGCGTGCGCCAAGGCCACCCGGATCGGGTACAAGGCCGACAATGACGGGAAGAAAGTCCGTTATTGCAAGAAGTGCAACGAGACCGTGGACTAG
- the rplE gene encoding 50S ribosomal protein L5 has translation MTRLEQIYSEKVAPALKKEFGYKSSMEIPRIQKVSLNIGLGEASVNNKLIEDAVEELTKIAGQRAVVTRAKKSIAAFKLRTGMAVGCRVTLRHDLMWDFLDKLVNFALPRVRDFRGIPDRGFDGRGNFTLGIREHTIFPEIEIDKVERVKGMNVTIATSAATDKEGKMLLDLLGMPFKK, from the coding sequence ATGACTCGACTGGAACAGATTTATTCGGAAAAGGTGGCGCCCGCCCTGAAGAAGGAGTTCGGCTACAAGAGCTCCATGGAGATCCCTCGGATTCAGAAGGTCTCCTTGAACATCGGGTTGGGCGAGGCGAGTGTCAACAACAAGCTCATCGAGGACGCCGTCGAGGAGCTGACCAAGATCGCCGGACAGCGTGCCGTTGTCACCCGCGCCAAGAAGTCCATCGCGGCCTTCAAGCTGCGTACGGGCATGGCCGTTGGCTGTCGCGTGACTTTGCGCCACGACCTGATGTGGGATTTTTTGGATAAGCTCGTCAATTTCGCCCTGCCCCGGGTTCGCGACTTCCGCGGCATCCCGGATCGCGGCTTCGACGGGCGCGGCAACTTCACCCTCGGCATCCGGGAGCACACCATTTTTCCCGAGATTGAAATCGACAAGGTGGAGCGGGTGAAGGGCATGAATGTGACCATCGCCACGTCCGCCGCGACGGACAAGGAAGGCAAGATGCTTCTTGACCTTCTGGGCATGCCCTTCAAAAAATAG
- a CDS encoding type Z 30S ribosomal protein S14, protein MARTCLRVKARRKPKFSVRAYNRCPICGRSRAFLRRYGICRICFRNKSLAGELPGVRKASW, encoded by the coding sequence TTGGCCAGGACGTGTTTGAGAGTCAAGGCTCGCCGCAAACCCAAGTTTTCGGTTCGCGCCTACAATCGGTGCCCGATCTGCGGCCGTTCCCGCGCCTTCCTTCGGCGTTACGGCATCTGCCGTATCTGCTTCCGGAACAAGTCCCTCGCCGGCGAACTGCCTGGTGTGCGCAAGGCGAGCTGGTAA
- the rpsH gene encoding 30S ribosomal protein S8, translating to MAVVDPVADMLTRIRNAHQAYHRQVDIPASKMKASIAGILKEEGYIEDYSVDGASMQLALKYVDGKPLISGLKKVSKPGRRIYVGVSEIPRVQNGLGICILSTSRGLMAGAKAAEGNLGGELVCEIW from the coding sequence ATGGCTGTTGTTGATCCCGTCGCCGACATGCTGACCCGCATTCGGAACGCCCACCAGGCGTATCACCGCCAGGTGGACATCCCGGCCTCCAAGATGAAGGCTTCCATTGCTGGAATCCTCAAGGAGGAAGGGTACATTGAAGATTATTCCGTTGACGGCGCCAGCATGCAGTTGGCCCTTAAGTATGTCGACGGCAAGCCCCTCATTTCGGGTCTGAAGAAGGTGAGCAAGCCCGGTCGCCGCATCTATGTTGGGGTTTCTGAAATCCCGCGTGTGCAGAACGGCCTGGGCATCTGCATCCTCTCCACCTCGCGGGGCCTGATGGCCGGGGCCAAGGCCGCGGAAGGCAATCTGGGCGGCGAGCTCGTCTGCGAAATCTGGTAG
- the rplF gene encoding 50S ribosomal protein L6 yields MSRIGKKPIDIPSGVEVKIGPEAISVKGPKGALSTPVHPKVSYSLEGDKIQVSPVDESRMANAQHGLRRTLLANCIHGVTAGFQKTLEVIGVGYKVSVQGKKVVLTVGYSHPVEYPLPAGIDAAAEGNKLTISGLDKQMVGEVAAQLRRVRPPEPYKGKGIKYVDEQIRRKAGKSGAK; encoded by the coding sequence ATGTCCCGTATAGGCAAAAAGCCCATCGACATCCCTTCCGGTGTCGAGGTGAAGATCGGCCCGGAGGCCATTTCCGTGAAGGGCCCCAAGGGCGCCTTGAGCACTCCGGTGCATCCCAAGGTGTCCTATTCGCTCGAGGGCGACAAGATTCAGGTTTCGCCCGTGGATGAGTCTCGCATGGCCAATGCTCAGCACGGTCTCCGCCGTACGTTGCTGGCCAACTGCATCCATGGAGTGACCGCCGGATTCCAGAAGACGCTGGAAGTGATCGGCGTCGGCTACAAGGTTTCCGTGCAAGGCAAGAAGGTGGTGCTCACCGTGGGATATTCCCATCCGGTGGAGTATCCCCTGCCCGCCGGCATTGACGCCGCCGCCGAGGGAAACAAGCTGACCATTTCCGGCCTGGACAAGCAGATGGTGGGCGAAGTCGCCGCCCAGCTGCGCCGTGTGCGGCCGCCCGAACCTTACAAGGGGAAGGGCATCAAGTACGTCGACGAGCAGATCCGCCGCAAGGCCGGTAAGTCCGGCGCCAAGTAA
- the rplR gene encoding 50S ribosomal protein L18: protein MKMTKEESRARRKVRIRKKISGSAERPRLVVFRSNRQIYAQLIDDIAGRTLASSSTLALGKGGETAKLNLECAGKVGKDIAAKALAGGIEMVVFDRNGYLYHGRIKALAEGAREGGLKF from the coding sequence ATGAAGATGACGAAGGAAGAATCGCGGGCCCGCCGCAAGGTGCGCATCCGCAAGAAGATTTCCGGCAGCGCGGAGAGGCCCAGGTTGGTGGTCTTCCGTTCCAACCGGCAAATCTATGCGCAACTCATCGACGATATCGCCGGTCGGACTCTCGCGAGTTCCTCCACCCTAGCCCTGGGCAAAGGTGGCGAGACGGCGAAGCTGAATCTGGAGTGCGCCGGCAAGGTGGGTAAGGACATAGCCGCCAAGGCTTTGGCCGGAGGCATCGAGATGGTGGTCTTCGACCGCAACGGCTATCTGTACCACGGCCGCATCAAGGCCCTGGCCGAAGGCGCCCGCGAGGGCGGGCTCAAATTCTAG
- the rpsE gene encoding 30S ribosomal protein S5: MEQNESGLIEKIVYLNRVAKVVKGGRRFSFSCLVVVGDGQGKVGYGLGKANEVPEAIRKASDKAKKSMIRIPVLEGTLPYEVLGRFGAGRVLLKPASRGTGIIAGGPVRAVMEAVGVSDILTKAIGTNNPHNVLRATITGLASLRSADDVSGLRGKELVTPRK; this comes from the coding sequence GTGGAACAGAACGAATCCGGGCTGATTGAAAAGATCGTCTACCTGAACCGCGTGGCCAAGGTCGTCAAGGGCGGCCGGCGCTTCAGCTTCAGCTGCCTGGTGGTGGTGGGCGATGGTCAGGGCAAGGTCGGCTATGGTCTCGGCAAGGCCAATGAGGTTCCCGAGGCCATCCGCAAGGCGTCCGACAAGGCCAAGAAATCCATGATCCGCATCCCCGTGCTGGAAGGCACCCTGCCTTACGAGGTGCTGGGGCGCTTCGGCGCGGGCCGGGTGCTTCTGAAGCCCGCCAGCCGCGGTACCGGCATCATCGCCGGCGGCCCTGTGCGCGCCGTCATGGAGGCTGTGGGCGTGTCCGACATCCTGACCAAGGCCATCGGCACCAACAACCCCCATAACGTGTTGCGCGCCACCATCACCGGCCTGGCCTCCCTGCGCAGCGCGGACGATGTGTCCGGGCTCCGCGGCAAGGAACTGGTCACTCCGCGCAAGTAA
- the rpmD gene encoding 50S ribosomal protein L30 → MFKVKLVKSLIGCTPAQRKTLAALGLKRIRQENTLKDTPAVAGMIENVKHLVEVSKS, encoded by the coding sequence GTGTTCAAGGTGAAGCTCGTGAAAAGCCTGATCGGCTGCACCCCGGCCCAGCGCAAGACGCTGGCCGCCCTGGGGCTCAAACGCATCCGTCAGGAAAATACTTTGAAGGACACTCCCGCCGTGGCGGGCATGATCGAGAACGTGAAGCATCTGGTTGAGGTGTCCAAGTCATGA
- the rplO gene encoding 50S ribosomal protein L15: protein MNLHELYPFPEERQTRRRVGRGPGSGLGGTSGRGHKGQLSRSGGKSKKGFEGGQMPLQRRLPKRGFKNPFRVEYEAVNVGLLLAAFEGKSEITVADIYERGLCRPGAPVKILGDGEVTAAVTIEAHRFSASAAEKITKAGGSAKSLEGK from the coding sequence ATGAATCTGCACGAATTGTATCCCTTCCCCGAGGAGCGCCAGACCCGCAGACGTGTCGGCCGCGGCCCGGGATCCGGGCTGGGCGGAACGTCCGGCCGTGGACACAAAGGTCAGCTGTCCCGTTCCGGCGGCAAGTCCAAGAAGGGCTTTGAGGGCGGTCAGATGCCCTTGCAGCGCCGCCTGCCCAAGCGCGGCTTCAAGAATCCCTTCCGGGTGGAGTACGAGGCCGTGAATGTCGGTCTTCTGCTGGCCGCCTTCGAGGGCAAGTCCGAGATCACCGTGGCCGACATCTACGAGCGCGGCCTGTGCCGCCCGGGCGCCCCGGTCAAGATCCTGGGCGACGGCGAAGTGACCGCCGCGGTGACCATCGAGGCCCATCGCTTCAGCGCTTCGGCCGCTGAGAAGATCACCAAGGCCGGCGGTTCCGCCAAGTCCTTGGAAGGAAAGTAA